In Hamadaea flava, a genomic segment contains:
- a CDS encoding amino acid ABC transporter ATP-binding protein, whose amino-acid sequence MVQADQVHKYFGRLEVLRGIDLTVPAGQVCVLLGPSGSGKSTFLRCINHLEKVTSGRIWVGGELIGYRQRGDKLYELHDKQIAEQRRDIGMVFQRFNLFPHMTALQNVMEAPQRVKGESKEEVRERAKALMNRVGLADKQDSYPAQLSGGQQQRVAIARALAMRPKLMLFDEPTSALDPELVGEVLDVMQGLAGEGMTMIVVTHEIGFAREVGNQVVFMDAGVVVESGRPRDVLENPQHERTRAFLAKVL is encoded by the coding sequence ATGGTCCAGGCCGACCAGGTCCACAAGTACTTCGGCCGGCTGGAAGTGTTGCGGGGCATCGACCTGACCGTCCCCGCCGGGCAGGTGTGCGTCCTGCTGGGACCGTCGGGCTCCGGCAAGTCCACCTTCCTGCGCTGCATCAACCACCTGGAGAAGGTGACCAGCGGCCGGATCTGGGTCGGCGGCGAGCTGATCGGCTACCGCCAGCGCGGCGACAAGCTCTACGAGCTGCACGACAAGCAGATCGCCGAACAGCGCCGCGACATCGGCATGGTGTTCCAGCGGTTCAACCTGTTCCCGCACATGACGGCGCTGCAGAACGTGATGGAGGCGCCCCAGCGGGTCAAGGGCGAGTCCAAAGAGGAAGTCCGCGAGCGCGCCAAGGCGCTGATGAACCGCGTCGGACTGGCCGACAAACAGGACAGCTACCCCGCGCAGCTGTCCGGCGGCCAGCAGCAACGCGTGGCCATCGCCCGGGCGCTCGCGATGCGGCCCAAGCTCATGCTGTTCGACGAGCCCACCAGTGCGCTGGACCCCGAACTGGTCGGCGAGGTCCTCGACGTCATGCAGGGCCTGGCCGGCGAGGGGATGACCATGATCGTGGTCACCCACGAGATCGGATTCGCCCGCGAGGTCGGCAATCAGGTCGTCTTCATGGACGCCGGGGTGGTCGTCGAGTCCGGCCGGCCGCGCGACGTGCTGGAGAATCCCCAGCACGAACGCACCCGCGCCTTCCTCGCCAAAGTCCTCTAA
- a CDS encoding amino acid ABC transporter permease gives MTQQPEPLTAVPVRHPGRWVAVGVIVVLAAMFAHLLITNDSFHWSFMVHNMFTPAVLRGLQGTLLMTVLAMFFGIALGILVAIARLSPNPVLRGVAWVYTWFFRAIPRLVLLALLGNLNILWPQISFGVPFDTYIGKIFGITDLHMRVFEGETRDLLSGFIAGLIGLALSEAAYMAEIVRAGMQSIDPGQEEAATALGMRRSQTLRRIVLPQAMRVIIPPTGNETIAMLKDTSLLIYVPVTAELFFQLSAIGSRTFLPFPMYVAASLWYLAIVSVLLIGQHFLERHFARGHRTEQARIRLAGIAGEQGGTL, from the coding sequence GTGACCCAGCAGCCGGAGCCGCTGACGGCGGTGCCGGTCCGGCATCCGGGCCGGTGGGTGGCGGTCGGCGTGATCGTCGTGCTCGCCGCGATGTTCGCCCACCTGCTCATCACGAACGACTCGTTCCACTGGTCGTTCATGGTCCACAACATGTTCACCCCCGCCGTGCTCCGCGGTCTGCAAGGCACCCTGCTGATGACCGTGCTGGCCATGTTCTTCGGCATCGCGCTGGGCATCCTGGTGGCGATCGCCCGGCTCTCGCCCAATCCGGTGCTGCGCGGCGTGGCCTGGGTCTACACCTGGTTCTTCCGGGCGATACCCCGGCTGGTGCTGCTGGCTCTGCTGGGCAATCTGAACATCCTGTGGCCGCAGATCTCGTTCGGCGTGCCGTTCGACACCTACATCGGGAAGATCTTCGGCATCACCGACCTGCACATGCGGGTCTTCGAGGGGGAGACGCGCGACCTGCTGTCGGGATTCATCGCCGGGCTCATCGGCCTGGCGCTCTCGGAGGCGGCGTACATGGCCGAGATCGTGCGGGCCGGCATGCAGTCGATCGACCCCGGGCAGGAGGAGGCCGCGACCGCGCTCGGCATGCGGCGCTCGCAGACACTGCGCCGGATCGTGCTGCCGCAGGCGATGCGCGTCATCATCCCGCCCACCGGCAACGAGACCATCGCCATGCTCAAGGACACCTCGCTGCTGATCTACGTGCCGGTCACCGCCGAGCTGTTCTTCCAGCTCTCCGCGATCGGCAGCCGCACCTTCCTGCCGTTCCCGATGTATGTCGCGGCCAGCCTGTGGTACCTGGCCATCGTCAGCGTCCTGCTGATCGGCCAGCACTTCCTGGAGCGCCACTTCGCCCGGGGCCACCGGACGGAACAGGCCCGGATCCGGCTGGCCGGCATCGCCGGGGAGCAGGGCGGCACGCTGTGA
- the rpsA gene encoding 30S ribosomal protein S1, translating to MTSSIEATSSVTRVTHDDLGSEEAFLAAIDETIKYFNDGDIVEGTVVKVDRDEVLLDIGYKTEGVIPSRELSIKHDVDPSEVVSVGDHIEALVLQKEDKEGRLILSKKRAQYERAWGTIEKIKDEDGVVRGSVIEVVKGGLILDIGLRGFLPASLVEMRRVRDLQPYVGRELEAKIIELDKNRNNVVLSRRAYLEQTQSEVRTEFLNKLGKGQVRKGVVSSIVNFGAFVDLGGVDGLVHVSELSWKHIDHPSEVVEVGQEVEVEVLDVDLDRERVSLSLKATQEDPWRQFARTHAINNIVPGKVTKLVPFGAFVRVEDGIEGLVHISELAERHVEIPEQVVQVGSEVMVKVIDIDLERRRISLSLKQANEGFVEGEEHFDPTLYGMSASYDAEGNYIYPDGFDPDTGEWLEGYDKQREAWETQYAEARTRWEAHTKQVQTSRAADAAAVNEAPSGNVSTSTPAKATEEPTGTLATDEALAALKEKLAGGK from the coding sequence ATGACGAGCAGCATCGAGGCCACCTCGAGCGTCACCAGGGTCACTCACGACGATCTGGGTTCTGAGGAAGCTTTCCTCGCCGCGATCGACGAGACCATCAAGTACTTCAACGACGGCGACATTGTCGAAGGCACCGTCGTCAAGGTCGATCGGGACGAGGTCCTGCTCGACATCGGCTACAAGACCGAGGGCGTCATCCCCTCGCGCGAGTTGTCGATCAAGCACGACGTGGACCCCTCCGAGGTCGTCTCCGTTGGTGACCACATCGAGGCCCTTGTTCTCCAGAAGGAGGACAAGGAGGGTCGCCTGATCCTCTCGAAGAAGCGTGCGCAGTACGAGCGGGCGTGGGGCACCATCGAGAAGATCAAGGACGAGGACGGCGTCGTCCGCGGCTCCGTCATCGAGGTCGTCAAGGGTGGTCTCATCCTGGACATCGGCCTGCGGGGCTTCCTGCCCGCGTCTCTCGTCGAGATGCGCCGGGTGCGCGACCTGCAGCCGTACGTCGGCCGCGAGCTCGAGGCGAAGATCATCGAGCTGGACAAGAACCGCAACAACGTGGTCCTGTCCCGTCGCGCCTACCTCGAGCAGACGCAGTCCGAGGTCCGGACCGAGTTCCTCAACAAGCTCGGCAAGGGTCAGGTCCGCAAGGGTGTCGTGTCCTCGATCGTGAACTTCGGCGCGTTCGTCGACCTCGGTGGGGTCGACGGCCTGGTGCACGTCTCCGAGCTGTCCTGGAAGCACATCGACCACCCGTCCGAGGTCGTCGAGGTCGGCCAGGAGGTCGAGGTCGAGGTTCTCGACGTCGACCTGGACCGCGAGCGGGTCTCGCTGTCGCTCAAGGCGACGCAGGAGGACCCGTGGCGTCAGTTCGCCCGGACCCACGCGATCAACAACATCGTGCCGGGTAAGGTCACCAAGCTGGTTCCGTTCGGCGCGTTCGTCCGCGTCGAGGACGGCATCGAGGGCCTGGTCCACATCTCCGAGCTGGCCGAGCGCCACGTCGAGATCCCGGAGCAGGTCGTCCAGGTCGGCAGCGAGGTCATGGTCAAGGTCATCGACATCGACCTCGAGCGTCGCCGCATCTCGCTGTCGCTGAAGCAGGCCAACGAGGGCTTCGTCGAGGGCGAGGAGCACTTCGACCCGACGCTCTACGGCATGTCGGCGTCCTACGACGCCGAGGGCAACTACATCTACCCCGACGGCTTCGACCCCGACACGGGCGAGTGGCTCGAGGGCTACGACAAGCAGCGCGAGGCGTGGGAGACGCAGTACGCCGAGGCCCGCACGCGCTGGGAGGCCCACACCAAGCAGGTCCAGACCTCGCGGGCGGCGGACGCTGCCGCCGTCAACGAGGCTCCGTCCGGCAACGTCTCGACGTCGACCCCGGCGAAGGCCACCGAGGAGCCCACGGGCACCCTGGCCACCGACGAGGCGCTCGCGGCGCTGAAGGAGAAGCTGGCCGGCGGCAAGTGA
- a CDS encoding endo alpha-1,4 polygalactosaminidase, with protein MLALTLATAGCGSASGPSVAAHSASTSPSGTPTAEPASATASSSPAAATATAAPTESASTARWKPRVGQTWQWQLSGRLDLTVPAEVYDVDLFTTTAAQVAALHKAGRKVICYLNAGAQEDFRTDSGRYPKSVLGKELDGWPGEHWVDIRRWDLLSPILTDRMKMCRDKGFDGVEPDNLEAYANDSGFSLTAADQLAFNRRVADLAHRHGLAVGLKNDVDQAKQLQPSFDFAVNEECAQYAECARLSVFVTAGKPVFHVEYDLSPAQFCPATRKLRFASMRKHLDLDAWRSVCP; from the coding sequence ATGCTAGCCCTCACGCTCGCGACCGCCGGCTGCGGGTCCGCGTCCGGCCCGTCGGTCGCGGCCCATTCGGCATCAACTTCCCCCAGTGGTACGCCGACAGCAGAACCCGCGTCCGCGACGGCGTCTTCGTCCCCGGCCGCCGCGACGGCCACGGCCGCGCCGACGGAGAGTGCGAGCACCGCCCGATGGAAGCCCCGGGTCGGGCAGACCTGGCAATGGCAGCTGTCCGGGAGACTCGACCTCACCGTGCCGGCCGAGGTGTACGACGTCGACCTGTTCACGACGACGGCAGCCCAGGTCGCTGCCCTCCACAAGGCCGGCCGGAAGGTGATCTGCTACCTGAACGCGGGCGCGCAGGAGGACTTCCGCACAGACTCCGGCCGGTACCCGAAGTCGGTGCTCGGCAAGGAGCTGGACGGCTGGCCCGGCGAGCACTGGGTCGACATCCGGCGCTGGGACCTGCTGTCCCCCATCCTCACCGACCGGATGAAGATGTGCCGGGACAAGGGCTTCGACGGCGTCGAGCCGGACAACCTGGAGGCGTACGCGAATGACAGCGGGTTCTCCCTGACCGCCGCGGATCAGCTCGCCTTCAACCGCCGGGTGGCCGACCTGGCACACCGGCACGGGCTGGCGGTGGGCCTCAAGAACGACGTCGACCAGGCCAAACAGTTGCAGCCGTCGTTCGACTTCGCAGTGAACGAGGAGTGCGCCCAGTACGCCGAATGCGCCCGGCTGAGCGTGTTCGTCACCGCGGGCAAACCGGTGTTCCACGTCGAGTACGACCTGTCCCCCGCCCAGTTCTGCCCAGCCACGAGAAAGCTGCGGTTCGCCTCGATGCGCAAGCACCTGGACCTGGACGCATGGCGTTCGGTGTGCCCGTGA
- the polA gene encoding DNA polymerase I codes for MTDARLLLLDGHSLAYRAFFALPAENFSTTTGQTTNAVYGFTSMLINVIKDERPTHIAVAFDVSRQSFRTEQYAEYKAGRSETPEQFKGQVSLVHEVLDALKISHVQLEGYEADDVIATMARQGREAGMKVFICTGDRDAFQLITDDVTVLYPRKGVSDLARMDPAAVLERYGVGPDRYRDLAALVGESSDNLPGVPGVGPKTAAKWIDLYGGIDGVVEHADQIKGKAGDSLREHLAGVMRNHQLNYLLDDLTLPLAVDQTGWTGWDREEVHRVFDALEFRVLRERLYQYLEITDEPEAQAGFDVTGEVMRASGALTDWLIAQAGKPTGVAVSGTFGRGTGNLTGIALATDESAAWFDPSEVDQVDDESFARWLGDPDQPKVLHDEKPALLAFAARGWALAGVTRDTALAAYLVRPDQRSYDLADLSVRYLHRELRAEAPDDGGQLALDFGDSTAADSAAEALMLRARATLDLVDALGAELDKGDPEAHGSRLLAEVELPLVKVLARMEQTGIAADTDYLSELEAFFAGEVKSSAQSAYGVIGREFNLGSPKQLQEILFAELNLPKTKKIKTGYTTDADSLQWLYAETGHPVLEHLLRHRDVAKLKSTVDGLLKSVSEDGRIHTTFYQTVAATGRLSSTDPNLQNVPIRTEEGRRIRRAFIVGPDYESLMTADYSQIEMRIMADLSGDEGLIRAFTSGEDLHTWVASQVFETDQITPDHRRKIKAMSYGLAYGLSAFGLAQQLGISTQEANGLMEDYFARFGGVRDYLQRVVRRAGADGYTATILGRRRYLPDLRSDNRQRREMAERMALNAPIQGSAADIIKIAMLRVDAALRDEQLASRLLLQVHDELVLEIAPGEREQVETLLRREMGGAHQLSVPLEVSVGVGRDWNAADH; via the coding sequence GTGACTGACGCTCGACTGTTGCTGCTGGACGGACATTCGCTCGCATACCGGGCCTTTTTCGCGCTGCCCGCCGAGAACTTCTCGACCACCACCGGGCAGACGACCAACGCCGTCTACGGCTTCACCTCGATGCTGATCAACGTGATCAAGGACGAGCGGCCGACCCACATCGCGGTCGCGTTCGACGTCTCCCGGCAGTCGTTCCGCACCGAGCAATACGCGGAGTACAAGGCGGGCCGGTCGGAGACGCCGGAACAGTTCAAGGGCCAGGTCAGCCTGGTGCACGAGGTGCTCGACGCGCTCAAGATCAGCCACGTGCAGCTGGAGGGCTACGAGGCCGACGACGTCATCGCGACCATGGCCCGGCAGGGCCGCGAAGCCGGGATGAAGGTGTTCATCTGCACCGGCGATCGCGACGCGTTCCAGCTGATCACCGACGACGTCACCGTGCTCTACCCGCGCAAGGGCGTCTCCGACCTGGCGCGGATGGACCCGGCGGCGGTGCTCGAGCGCTACGGCGTCGGCCCCGACCGCTACCGCGACCTGGCCGCGCTGGTCGGCGAGTCCAGCGACAACCTGCCCGGCGTGCCCGGGGTCGGGCCGAAGACCGCCGCCAAGTGGATCGACCTCTACGGCGGCATCGACGGGGTCGTGGAGCACGCCGACCAGATCAAGGGCAAGGCCGGCGACAGCCTGCGCGAGCACCTGGCCGGGGTGATGCGCAACCACCAGCTCAACTACCTGCTCGACGACCTCACGCTGCCGCTCGCGGTGGACCAGACCGGCTGGACCGGCTGGGACCGCGAGGAGGTGCACCGAGTCTTCGACGCACTGGAGTTCCGGGTCCTGCGCGAGCGGCTCTACCAATACCTGGAGATCACCGACGAGCCCGAGGCGCAGGCCGGCTTCGACGTCACCGGCGAGGTCATGCGGGCCTCCGGCGCGCTCACCGACTGGCTCATCGCCCAGGCGGGCAAGCCGACCGGCGTCGCGGTCAGCGGCACGTTCGGTCGTGGCACCGGCAACCTGACCGGCATCGCGCTGGCCACCGACGAATCCGCCGCCTGGTTCGACCCGTCGGAGGTCGACCAGGTCGACGACGAGTCGTTCGCCCGCTGGCTCGGCGACCCCGACCAGCCCAAGGTGCTGCACGACGAGAAACCCGCGCTGCTGGCGTTCGCCGCCCGAGGCTGGGCGCTGGCCGGGGTCACCCGCGACACCGCGCTCGCGGCGTACCTGGTCCGGCCGGACCAGCGCAGCTATGACCTGGCCGACCTGTCGGTCCGCTACCTGCACCGGGAACTGCGGGCCGAGGCGCCCGACGACGGCGGGCAGCTGGCCCTCGACTTCGGCGACAGCACCGCGGCCGACAGCGCCGCCGAGGCGTTGATGCTGCGCGCCAGGGCCACTCTCGACCTGGTCGACGCCCTTGGTGCCGAACTCGACAAGGGCGACCCCGAGGCGCACGGCTCCCGGCTGCTCGCCGAGGTCGAACTGCCCCTGGTCAAGGTGCTCGCCCGGATGGAGCAGACCGGCATCGCCGCCGACACCGACTACCTCAGCGAGCTGGAGGCGTTCTTCGCCGGCGAGGTCAAGTCGTCCGCTCAGTCGGCGTACGGGGTGATCGGGCGTGAGTTCAACCTCGGCTCGCCCAAGCAGCTGCAGGAGATCCTGTTCGCCGAGCTGAACCTGCCGAAGACCAAGAAGATCAAGACCGGTTACACCACCGACGCCGACTCCCTGCAATGGCTGTACGCCGAAACCGGCCACCCGGTGCTGGAGCACCTGCTGCGCCACCGCGACGTCGCCAAGCTGAAGTCGACCGTGGACGGCCTGCTCAAGTCGGTCAGCGAGGACGGCCGCATCCACACGACGTTCTACCAGACCGTCGCGGCCACCGGCCGGCTGTCGAGCACCGACCCCAACCTGCAGAACGTGCCGATCCGCACCGAGGAGGGCCGGCGCATCCGCCGTGCCTTCATCGTCGGGCCGGACTACGAGTCGCTGATGACGGCCGACTACTCGCAGATCGAGATGCGGATCATGGCCGACCTCTCCGGCGACGAGGGCCTCATCCGGGCCTTCACCTCCGGCGAGGACCTGCACACCTGGGTGGCCTCCCAGGTCTTCGAGACCGACCAGATCACCCCCGACCACCGCCGCAAGATCAAAGCGATGTCCTACGGGCTGGCCTACGGACTGTCCGCCTTCGGGCTGGCACAGCAGCTGGGCATCTCCACCCAAGAGGCCAACGGCTTGATGGAGGACTACTTCGCCCGGTTCGGCGGCGTACGCGACTATCTGCAGCGCGTGGTCAGGCGGGCTGGTGCGGACGGCTACACGGCGACGATCCTCGGCCGTCGCCGCTACCTGCCCGATCTGCGGAGCGACAACCGGCAGCGCCGCGAGATGGCCGAGCGGATGGCGCTCAACGCCCCGATCCAGGGCTCGGCGGCCGACATCATCAAGATCGCCATGCTCCGCGTCGACGCCGCCCTTCGGGACGAGCAGCTCGCCTCGCGCCTGCTGCTCCAGGTACACGACGAACTCGTCCTCGAGATCGCACCGGGGGAGCGGGAACAGGTGGAAACGTTGCTGCGCCGCGAAATGGGCGGCGCGCACCAGCTCTCGGTGCCGCTGGAGGTGTCGGTCGGCGTCGGCCGCGACTGGAACGCCGCCGACCACTGA
- a CDS encoding ABC transporter substrate-binding protein — translation MRIVQIVTAALLVAAGATACSNDDNGGGGGAATPMPSVTADAALAAKVPAAIKSDGKITVGTEATYAPAEFLDTDGKTVIGFDIDLFKAVAARLGLTADFQQSTFGAIIPGVGTGKYEAGVSAFTINKERLQQANMTSYFNAGTQWAVKKGNPQGVSIDEPCGKRIAVQKDTVQVDDITVRSTACTSAGKAAVTINPYPGQDAVANSVASGKDDAMLADSPVTAYAVKQSNGELETLGDIYDSAPYGYVTAKAQTDFAEALRGAVQSLIDDGSYLKILQAWGVESGAIKTSQVNPA, via the coding sequence GTGCGAATTGTCCAGATTGTGACGGCTGCGCTGCTGGTCGCCGCCGGAGCCACCGCCTGCAGCAACGACGACAACGGCGGAGGCGGTGGCGCGGCCACCCCGATGCCGAGCGTGACCGCCGACGCGGCGCTGGCGGCGAAGGTGCCCGCGGCGATCAAGTCCGACGGGAAGATCACCGTCGGCACGGAGGCGACGTACGCCCCGGCGGAGTTCCTCGACACCGACGGCAAGACGGTGATCGGCTTCGACATCGACCTGTTCAAGGCGGTCGCGGCGCGGCTGGGACTGACCGCCGACTTCCAGCAGAGCACCTTCGGCGCCATCATCCCCGGCGTCGGCACGGGCAAGTACGAGGCCGGCGTCTCGGCGTTCACGATCAACAAGGAACGCCTGCAGCAGGCCAACATGACCAGCTACTTCAACGCCGGTACGCAGTGGGCGGTGAAGAAGGGCAACCCGCAGGGCGTCTCCATCGACGAGCCGTGCGGCAAGCGGATCGCCGTGCAGAAGGACACCGTCCAGGTCGACGACATCACGGTCCGGTCGACCGCGTGCACCTCGGCCGGAAAGGCCGCGGTCACCATCAACCCGTACCCGGGGCAGGACGCGGTGGCCAACTCGGTGGCCTCCGGCAAGGACGACGCGATGCTGGCCGACTCGCCGGTCACGGCGTACGCCGTCAAGCAGTCCAACGGCGAGCTGGAGACGCTCGGCGACATCTACGACTCGGCGCCCTACGGATACGTGACCGCCAAGGCGCAGACCGACTTCGCCGAGGCGCTGCGCGGGGCCGTCCAGTCGCTCATCGACGACGGCAGCTACCTGAAGATCCTCCAGGCCTGGGGCGTGGAGAGCGGCGCGATCAAGACCTCCCAGGTCAACCCGGCGTGA
- the uvrB gene encoding excinuclease ABC subunit UvrB, whose protein sequence is MGLEIPRIDGTFEVISDYVPSGDQPTAIADLERRVRAGEKHVVLMGATGTGKSATTAWLVEKLQRPTLVLAPNKTLCAQLAKEFRELMPNNAVEYFVSYYDYYQPEAYIPQTDTYIEKDSSINEEVERLRHSATMSLLTRRDVVVVATVSAIYGLGTPQEYLDRTVKIVKGEELDRDQLLRRLVDIQYARNDIAFNRGTFRVRGDTLEIIPAYEELAIRIEMFGDEVERLSYLHPLTGDVVREVDQLLVFPATHYTAGPERMERALIGIEKELEERLAELERQGKLLEAQRLRMRTSYDIEMMRQVGFCSGIENYSRHIDWREAGSPPHCLLDYFPDDFLTVIDESHVTVPQIGGMYEGDASRKRVLVEHGFRLPSAMDNRPLRFDEFLERVGQQVFLSATPGPWELRQSGGEFVEQVIRPTGLVDPQVVVKKTKGQIDDLMHEINLRTAKDERVLVTTLTKKMAEDLTDYLLEHGIRVRYLHSEVDTLRRVELLKELRKGDYDVLVGINLLREGLDLPEVSLVAILDADKEGFLRSGTSLIQTIGRAARNVSGEVHMYADKITPSMANAIEETNRRRAKQVAYNEANGVDPQPLRKKIHDILDDIYREAEETESALAGHGPGGAVVTSSGMGSGRAQSRGKTPTPTASSRNKGRIEAKTQGMAREELARLITDLNGQMLAAAGELQFELAARIRDEMQELKKELRTMEVAL, encoded by the coding sequence ATGGGTTTGGAGATTCCCCGCATCGACGGCACGTTCGAGGTCATCAGTGACTACGTCCCCTCGGGCGACCAGCCGACGGCGATCGCCGACCTCGAGCGGCGGGTCCGGGCGGGGGAGAAGCACGTCGTCCTGATGGGCGCGACCGGCACGGGCAAGAGTGCGACGACCGCGTGGCTCGTCGAGAAGCTGCAACGGCCGACGTTGGTGCTGGCCCCCAACAAGACGCTGTGCGCCCAGCTCGCCAAGGAGTTCCGCGAGCTGATGCCCAACAACGCCGTCGAATACTTCGTGAGCTATTACGACTACTACCAGCCTGAGGCGTACATCCCGCAGACGGACACCTACATCGAGAAGGACTCCTCGATCAACGAGGAGGTCGAGCGGCTGCGCCACTCGGCGACGATGTCGCTGCTGACCCGGCGGGACGTGGTCGTGGTGGCCACCGTCAGCGCCATCTACGGCCTCGGGACGCCGCAGGAATACCTCGACCGCACGGTGAAGATCGTCAAGGGCGAGGAGCTGGACCGCGACCAGCTGCTGCGGCGGTTGGTCGACATTCAATACGCGCGTAACGACATCGCGTTCAACCGTGGCACTTTCCGCGTACGCGGGGACACGCTGGAGATCATCCCGGCTTATGAGGAGCTGGCGATCCGCATCGAGATGTTCGGTGACGAGGTCGAGCGACTGTCCTATCTGCACCCGTTGACCGGTGACGTGGTCCGCGAGGTCGACCAGCTGCTGGTCTTCCCGGCGACGCACTACACCGCCGGGCCGGAGCGGATGGAGCGCGCGCTGATCGGCATCGAGAAGGAGCTGGAGGAGCGGCTGGCCGAGTTGGAGCGGCAGGGCAAGCTCCTGGAGGCGCAGCGGCTGCGGATGCGGACCAGCTACGACATCGAGATGATGCGCCAGGTCGGGTTCTGCTCGGGCATCGAGAACTACTCCCGGCACATCGACTGGCGCGAGGCGGGCAGCCCACCGCACTGCCTGCTCGACTACTTCCCCGACGACTTTCTGACCGTCATCGACGAGTCGCATGTGACGGTGCCCCAGATCGGCGGCATGTACGAGGGCGACGCCTCCCGCAAGCGCGTCCTGGTGGAGCACGGCTTCCGGCTGCCGTCGGCGATGGACAACCGCCCGCTGCGGTTCGACGAGTTCCTGGAACGGGTCGGTCAGCAGGTCTTCCTCTCCGCCACCCCGGGCCCCTGGGAGCTGCGGCAGAGCGGCGGCGAGTTCGTCGAGCAGGTCATCCGCCCGACCGGCCTGGTCGACCCGCAGGTGGTGGTCAAGAAGACCAAGGGTCAGATCGACGATCTGATGCACGAGATCAACCTGCGGACCGCCAAGGACGAGCGCGTACTGGTGACGACGCTGACCAAGAAGATGGCCGAGGATCTCACCGACTATCTGCTGGAGCACGGCATCCGGGTGCGGTACCTGCACTCCGAGGTCGACACCCTGCGCCGGGTCGAGCTGCTCAAAGAGCTGCGCAAGGGCGACTACGACGTCCTCGTCGGCATCAACCTGCTCCGCGAGGGTCTCGACCTCCCCGAGGTCTCGCTGGTCGCGATCCTCGACGCCGACAAGGAGGGCTTCCTGCGCTCCGGCACGTCGCTGATCCAGACCATCGGCCGCGCGGCGCGAAACGTCTCCGGCGAGGTCCACATGTACGCGGACAAGATCACCCCGTCGATGGCGAACGCGATCGAGGAGACCAACCGGCGTCGGGCGAAGCAGGTCGCGTACAACGAGGCGAACGGGGTCGACCCGCAACCGTTGCGGAAGAAGATCCACGACATCCTCGACGACATCTACCGGGAGGCCGAGGAGACCGAGAGCGCCCTGGCCGGGCACGGCCCGGGTGGCGCGGTCGTCACCAGTTCGGGGATGGGCAGCGGCCGGGCGCAGAGCCGGGGCAAGACGCCGACGCCGACCGCGTCCAGCCGCAACAAGGGCCGGATCGAGGCGAAGACGCAGGGCATGGCGCGCGAGGAGCTGGCGCGGCTCATCACCGATCTCAACGGGCAGATGCTCGCCGCTGCCGGGGAGTTGCAGTTCGAGCTGGCCGCCCGGATCCGGGACGAGATGCAGGAACTGAAGAAGGAGTTGCGGACCATGGAGGTCGCGCTCTGA
- a CDS encoding class I SAM-dependent methyltransferase, producing MRASRHWWDGAADAYQAEHGEFLGDARFIWGPEGLDEAWARLLGDVEGRHVLEIGCGAGQCGRWLLTQGATAIGLELSGRQLAHSRELDARSGVRLPVVQADAVHLPFAPGSFDLVCSAYGAMPFVADAGGVLAEVARVLRPGGRFVFSVSHPIRWCFLDEPGEEGLYAVSSYFDRRPYVEEDADGTAVYVEHHRTVGDWVRLITGAGFHLTDLVEPEWTVGNEQVWGGWSPHRGDIIPGTAIFTATLPS from the coding sequence ATGCGCGCCAGCCGCCACTGGTGGGACGGCGCCGCCGACGCGTACCAGGCCGAACACGGCGAGTTCCTCGGCGACGCCCGATTCATCTGGGGACCCGAGGGCCTGGACGAGGCGTGGGCCCGGCTGCTCGGCGACGTCGAAGGCAGGCACGTCCTGGAGATCGGCTGCGGCGCCGGGCAGTGCGGTCGCTGGCTGCTCACGCAGGGCGCGACGGCGATCGGGCTCGAACTGTCCGGCCGCCAACTGGCTCACTCGCGGGAACTGGACGCGCGGTCCGGCGTACGCCTGCCGGTGGTGCAGGCCGACGCGGTGCACCTGCCGTTCGCCCCGGGCTCCTTCGACCTCGTGTGTTCGGCGTACGGGGCGATGCCGTTCGTCGCCGACGCCGGCGGCGTGCTCGCCGAGGTGGCCCGGGTGCTGCGCCCCGGCGGCCGCTTCGTGTTCTCCGTCTCGCACCCGATCCGGTGGTGCTTCCTCGACGAGCCTGGCGAAGAGGGCCTGTACGCGGTCAGTTCCTACTTCGACCGCCGCCCGTACGTCGAGGAGGACGCCGACGGCACGGCGGTCTACGTGGAGCATCACCGGACGGTCGGCGACTGGGTACGCCTGATCACCGGAGCCGGATTCCACCTGACCGACCTGGTCGAACCGGAGTGGACGGTCGGCAACGAACAGGTCTGGGGCGGCTGGAGTCCACATCGCGGGGACATCATCCCCGGTACGGCGATCTTCACCGCCACCCTGCCGAGTTGA